One window of Bacillus alkalicellulosilyticus genomic DNA carries:
- the spoIIP gene encoding stage II sporulation protein P, with product MRRNQFRGFSVNFNRTSLRRMAVLSIVSIIAIFIFTGILTSLEPRHGLASSSIYKWSSQIDGESLVHVLAMENSYFSQALPEESELPNFSGIAFELMTSINPEDTRSLLGRELPGFALFDGEIVVAGEGTDYTTMPVESAPPLEVLMEEREASMRSLEELEKLKEPEREEPSMTTEGRRVVHVMHSHNRESFLPELKNVTDMNDAFHPEVNITLVGQRFGQALERNGIGAEVDTTDVMAILSNRGWQYGQSYNAGREIVKEAMASNEDLDFFFEFHRDTAPRKTTTVTINGEEYARTWFVLGRNHENYEHNRKMANELHDLLEEHYPGLSRGVVAYGGAGRNGIYNQDLSKQSILVEFGGVENTLEETFRTADAFADVFSEFYWDAQKVSQE from the coding sequence ATGAGGAGAAACCAATTCCGTGGTTTTTCGGTCAATTTTAATCGGACAAGTCTTCGAAGAATGGCCGTATTATCAATCGTTTCCATAATCGCAATATTTATTTTTACGGGGATTCTAACCTCGCTTGAACCAAGACATGGGTTGGCGTCGTCCTCAATTTATAAATGGTCATCGCAAATTGATGGAGAAAGTTTAGTTCATGTTCTTGCTATGGAAAATTCTTATTTTTCACAAGCGTTACCAGAAGAAAGTGAGCTCCCAAACTTCTCGGGAATAGCGTTTGAGCTGATGACAAGTATCAACCCTGAAGATACCCGTAGTCTTCTCGGACGAGAATTACCTGGGTTTGCCTTATTTGATGGGGAAATTGTTGTAGCTGGGGAAGGTACGGATTATACAACTATGCCTGTTGAGTCTGCTCCGCCTTTAGAAGTCTTAATGGAAGAGCGAGAAGCATCGATGCGTAGTTTAGAGGAACTGGAAAAACTGAAAGAACCTGAAAGAGAAGAACCATCCATGACAACAGAAGGAAGAAGAGTGGTTCATGTCATGCATTCTCACAATCGTGAATCGTTTTTACCAGAACTCAAAAATGTTACTGACATGAACGATGCGTTCCATCCAGAAGTGAATATCACGCTAGTCGGCCAACGATTTGGACAAGCGCTTGAGCGAAATGGAATTGGTGCTGAAGTGGATACGACAGATGTGATGGCAATATTAAGTAATCGTGGCTGGCAGTATGGCCAATCCTATAATGCCGGTAGAGAAATTGTCAAAGAAGCGATGGCTTCCAATGAAGACTTAGACTTCTTTTTCGAATTTCACCGAGACACGGCTCCACGAAAAACGACAACCGTTACCATTAACGGCGAAGAATACGCTCGAACATGGTTTGTCTTAGGAAGAAATCATGAAAACTATGAACATAACCGAAAGATGGCTAATGAGCTCCATGATTTACTTGAAGAACATTATCCAGGACTAAGTCGTGGGGTAGTGGCGTATGGCGGAGCGGGAAGAAATGGTATATATAATCAGGATTTATCAAAACAATCGATACTTGTTGAATTTGGTGGAGTTGAAAATACACTTGAAGAAACATTCCGTACCGCCGATGCATTTGCAGATGTATTTAGTGAATTTTATTGGGATGCTCAAAAAGTAAGTCAAGAGTAG